AATGCCGGAATAAGGCCCTTTCGGACGTTTTCCCTTCAACGAAGCCGATAAGCTTCGAAAAATCCGCACTGCGATTCACCTTACCAAACGATCGCACCCGTTTGTGACGAAAAAAAGCGTACTATCCGGAGAATTGTTGGAAAGCCTGCCGACAAATCGTTTAGTGCGCTCAAATAAGCCGGGAACCGCAAGCTGATTCCCGTTACGATCCCCCGACAAGAAAAGCCGCTCGCTCATCGATGGCGCGCGGCGTCGGGGCTCCCGTTCGGGGTGGTGGGGATATCGAAAAGGCGAGCAGCTTCCTTGATGGAGGGTCCGATGTCGCGCGCATTGCTGGTCAGAAGCCGCCTCACCGCGCTCCCCTCCCGGGAGGCGCCCAGCCTCCGCGTCGCGCCCGGATCGCGGCTGCGCTGATCGTGGGCGACCGGCGCGTCTTTCCGATATCCTCGCTTCGCCGGGAAGCGACCCGCGCCGCTTGTCGGCTCCCTTCTCTTCGCGCGGGCGGCCGACCGGTCCGTCCCATGGGCCTCATGTGTCCGCCCGCGCATCGCATCGAAATCTGATCAATCATCCTGGGGGCTGGAATGGGGAAGAAGGCGAGATCATTGCTGTGGATGCCGGTGGCCCTCAGCCTCGCGGCCAGCCTTGCCGGTTGCGGCAAGGGCAGCGAGACGGGCAACGCGACGGCCTCCAAGGAATCCTCCGGCCCCAAGCTGGGCATCCGCCCGCACGGCGACGAGACCGTGAAGATCGACATGTCCAAGATCAAGAATCCGGACATTCCCAAGATCTACGATTATATCGACAGCCATATCGACGATCATGTCGTGAATCTGCAGAAGTGGATCCAGCAGCCGTCCATCTCGAATACCGGCGAAGGTATTCAGGAATCGGCCGAAATGGTGAAGGGCTTCTTCGATCAGCTCGGCTGCCAGAAGAGCCAGGTGTTCGAGCCCGGCAAGACCAAATGGGGATCGCAGGCGAATCCGGTCGTCTACGCCAAGTGCGACGAAGGCGCGAAGAAGACGCTCGTCGTCTACTGGCAATATGACACGATGCCGGTGACGCAGCCCGATCTGTGGAAGGCCCCGCCGTTCGAGGGTCGTCTGGTCGAGCAGGCGCCGTTCAAGAAGGTCCTGATCGGGCGCGGCGCGACCAACTCCAAGGGCCCGGAGATGACCTTCTTCAACGCCCTGCTTTCGATCAAGGCGGTATCGGGCAAGCTGCCCGTCAACATCATCTTCGTGGCCGAGGGCGACGAGGAGCGCATGGACGTCGGCCTCAACAAGTTCATGACCGAGCATCAGGACCTGTTCAAGGGCGCGGACGCGCTCTGGGGCGGCGGCGGCTCGGAAGGCTGCGTGTTCGTCGAGCTGAAGACGAGCGGCAAGAGCTGGGGTCGCGGGCCTGTCTATTCGGACATTCACGGCGGCAACAAGCGCTCGGTCGACAGCCCCGCCTGGCGTCACATCCAGATGCTCTCGAAGCTCGTCTCGCCGGACGGCAATACGGTGCTGATCCCCGGCTTCTACGACAATATCGTCCCGCCGAGCGCCGAAGAAGACGCGATGCTTCGCAAGACGGCGAAGACCTATGACCTCAAGAGGGCTGCCGCCAATCTCGGCGTCGCCCGCTTCATCTCGGACGATCCCTATACGCAGCTGAAGATGGCGCGGATGGGCACGTCGATGAACCTCGACGGCATCTGGGGCGGCAACATGTTCGCCGGCGGCTCGGGCGCGATCCTGCCCAACCAGATCATCTCCAAGCATAACTTCCGTTACGTGCCGAACATGTCCGGTCCGGACATCGTCGCCAAGCTGCGCAAATATCTCGACCAGCTCGGCTACAAGGATGTCGAGATCAATGTCGTCGGCGACGTGCCGTGGGCCAAGCGCAACACGAACAACGATCTCTCGCGCGCCAACGCCTATACGCAGACCATCTTCGGGATGCCGGCGCCGGCCAGCGGCAATACGGACAGCATCATGCTGGCGGGCGGCGGCGGCGGTTACTGGCCCGCCTATCTCTTCTCCGGCCGCGAGACGAACATCGACATCCCGATCAGCGCGGTGCGCGGCGGCACGGGCGGCAACGCCCATGCGGCGAACGAATGGTATGCGATCGAGGGCGCGGGCAGCCAGCTCGGCATGGCCAGCGCCGAGAAGATCGCCGTCACCGCCCTCTACAATTACGCCGGCCTCAACGGGCCGATCCCGTCGAGCGACAAGCCCGCCGCCCCGGCTGCGAAGAACTGATTTTATGAAGAAGGCCTCCTCCATGAAGATGATCACGAAGCTCTCGGTCACAGCAGCGCTCGCGCTCGCCCTCGCCGCCTGCGGCAAGAGCGACGGCGAAAAGGGCAATGCCAGCGCCAGCGCCGAAAGCTCCGGCCCCAAGCTCGGCATCCGCCCTTATGGCGACGAGACGGTCAAGCCGGACATGTCGAAGATCAAGAATGCCGATCTCCCCAAGATCTTCGACTATGTCGACAAGCATATCGACGATCATGTCGTGAACCTGCAGAAGTGGATCCAGCAGCCGTCCATTTCGAATACCGGCGAAGGTATTCAGGAATCGGCCGAGATGGTGAAGGGCTTCTTCGACCAGCTCGGCTGCCAGACCACCAAGGTCTATGAGCCGGGCAAGACCAAGTGGGGCTCGCAGGCCAATCCGGTCGTGTACGGCAAGTGCGACGAAGGCGCGAAGAAGACGCTGATCGTCTACTGGCAATATGACACGATGCCGGTCACCCAGCCCGACCTGTGGAAGGCCCCGCCGTTCGAAGGCCGCCTGGTCGAGCAGGCTCCGTTCAAGAAGGTCCTGATCGGTCGCGGCGCGACCAACTCCAAGGGCCCCGAAATGACGTTCCTGAACGCCGTCATGTCGATCAAGGCCGTCACCGGCAAGCTGCCGGTGAACCTGATCTTCGTGGCCGAAGGCGACGAGGAGCGCATGGACATCGGCCTCAACAAGTTCAT
This DNA window, taken from Sphingomonas sp. AP4-R1, encodes the following:
- a CDS encoding M20/M25/M40 family metallo-hydrolase; translation: MGKKARSLLWMPVALSLAASLAGCGKGSETGNATASKESSGPKLGIRPHGDETVKIDMSKIKNPDIPKIYDYIDSHIDDHVVNLQKWIQQPSISNTGEGIQESAEMVKGFFDQLGCQKSQVFEPGKTKWGSQANPVVYAKCDEGAKKTLVVYWQYDTMPVTQPDLWKAPPFEGRLVEQAPFKKVLIGRGATNSKGPEMTFFNALLSIKAVSGKLPVNIIFVAEGDEERMDVGLNKFMTEHQDLFKGADALWGGGGSEGCVFVELKTSGKSWGRGPVYSDIHGGNKRSVDSPAWRHIQMLSKLVSPDGNTVLIPGFYDNIVPPSAEEDAMLRKTAKTYDLKRAAANLGVARFISDDPYTQLKMARMGTSMNLDGIWGGNMFAGGSGAILPNQIISKHNFRYVPNMSGPDIVAKLRKYLDQLGYKDVEINVVGDVPWAKRNTNNDLSRANAYTQTIFGMPAPASGNTDSIMLAGGGGGYWPAYLFSGRETNIDIPISAVRGGTGGNAHAANEWYAIEGAGSQLGMASAEKIAVTALYNYAGLNGPIPSSDKPAAPAAKN